The DNA region TAGAATCTACGGCAGACGAATTCATTGAACACTTAAccagacaaaaaaaatcatgtttcaTTCCTTTTTGCTGCGGGTAAAATGATCTAACTCTTCCAACTATCATTTCTTGTTTCTTGATCATCAATCAAAACCATTAATTGCTATTTTTCACTGTAGTGGATCTGAGCTTATAATAGTTGAgaaattttcaatttatttattattagaaaTGGGAATACCACATAATGTGCCCATGAGGCGTTACTACCGCACACATtatttttaagcaaaaaaacataaataatacgCGAGAAATCAAAGTTCCATAATATTCGAAAACCCTAGAAACCCAAACTTGTCACCGAAGCAAGACTTTTAATAGCGATAACCATGACCAGGACTCTGATCAAGAACGGCAGCAACAGCTTCCTTGGACTCCTTCAACAGCTTGATACTGTTCTTAAGCCTCTCCCTCTTGCACGCCACCGACGGAGACTCATCAAGCATCTTCTCAAAGTCTCCTCCTCCCAATTCCCCGACAATCTCCTTCTGAAACTGACTGTTGACAAGATTCTTCACAGTGAACTGAAGGTGAAGTGCAACGCTGTCCACAATCCTTCGCACCACGATGGCCCAGTAGGCTGTGATGCTTATCTTCAGGTCGAGAGCTTGATGAAGTAACTGGGCCGGATACTTCCTTAGATGCGTAATCGGAACAGTTCCAAATCCAGATGAAGCAGAGGTTGCTAGATTCAGGCCCACCACAGTGTTGACGAAGTTCGCTTGTGCAGCTATCATCTGCGTGCGCACCGTCGTGTACTCAGGGTTACATGTGTATTCCATCATTTTCTCCATCTCAACCATTTCGACCACTCTGGTCACGGACTGTTCTTTGATCTTAGAGATTAGTCTCCGACTAGCTCGTTGGATGGAAGGCTGAATCTGAGAGAAGTTTTCAGAGTATTTGTTGATGACTGATGAGAGAACAGCTTCGAGGTAGTCCCATATCTCCTTCATGAACTCGACCGGCCTAGCACGTATCGCATCGAGACGTTGCGAAAGGATGGATACGAAGGCTGACATTCGGAGGAAGTTAGGCAGACCTATACATTTGCACTCttcaagaacattgatctcatCCATCAAGAACTCGGTCCCGGCAACCTGAGGCTGAGCTTGTAGATCATTTGAGAATTTGATCAACATATCAGCCAAACGAGCAGAGCAGTGCATGTTGAGATCATCCGGATACTCGGAGTACTCTCCTTGTATGATTAGAAGCTTGAGAAGAGACTCCACAGAACGGATGATATCCGTGAGGGTCATCCAAGCTTCCCTCTCACAAGTTATCACAGCTGGCAGCTTACTCAACTCGACGACACTCTTGTCCAGCTTCTCGTCGATTTTCATTACAATCCCTGGCAAACAACGGTTGATCATCATCGCTTGGATCTCGACGAGCCTTTTAGCCAAGACCGGGATCCCGACGATGTTTTTATCAATCTTGGAGAGCCATGGATCAGTCTTGAAAAGCGACGTTTCTTTCTCTCTAGCTTCTTGATATGTTTCATCGCCCAAACGGTTCCTGATGTTGGAAGCAAACATGAAGTTTGAAGATAACTTGAAACACAAGTTATACTGATAACTATTCAAATTATGCTACAAGATAAATAGGTTTTAGAGATCTTTCTCAGagtttttttgaaatatttttctttagcTAATAAGAGAGTTAATCTTATTTGATCTTATGagttttttgaaatattttctcTAGCTTCTCCGTACGTCTCATCACCTAAACGGTTCCTAATGTTTTGGAAGTAAACATGAAGTTCAAAGATAA from Raphanus sativus cultivar WK10039 chromosome 8, ASM80110v3, whole genome shotgun sequence includes:
- the LOC108821927 gene encoding dynamin-related protein 4C-like — protein: MGGSMMPEAYENNIDAGLSSLAITNTSPCHNVPVQAPIISSYNDQIRPLLDTIDRLRNLNVMKEGIQLPTIVVVGDQSSGKSSVLESLAGISLPRDVGICTRVPLVMRLQRSSSPEAEILLKYGVKSVTTDEEHITKDICTATEAIAGSGKGVSDTPLELYVRNKSVPDLTMVDLPGITRNPVNGQPEDIYEQVSAMIKKYIEPQESIILNVLAAGNDFSTYESIRMSKQVDKKGERTLAVVTKADVQPQGLLEKVTADDVNIGLGYVCVRNRLGDETYQEAREKETSLFKTDPWLSKIDKNIVGIPVLAKRLVEIQAMMINRCLPGIVMKIDEKLDKSVVELSKLPAVITCEREAWMTLTDIIRSVESLLKLLIIQGEYSEYPDDLNMHCSARLADMLIKFSNDLQAQPQVAGTEFLMDEINVLEECKCIGLPNFLRMSAFVSILSQRLDAIRARPVEFMKEIWDYLEAVLSSVINKYSENFSQIQPSIQRASRRLISKIKEQSVTRVVEMVEMEKMMEYTCNPEYTTVRTQMIAAQANFVNTVVGLNLATSASSGFGTVPITHLRKYPAQLLHQALDLKISITAYWAIVVRRIVDSVALHLQFTVKNLVNSQFQKEIVGELGGGDFEKMLDESPSVACKRERLKNSIKLLKESKEAVAAVLDQSPGHGYRY